In Flavobacterium sp. CS20, a single window of DNA contains:
- a CDS encoding IS3 family transposase produces MNISKQAVHQARKRQQQFDMELMDLVNQADIIREDHPGCGVEKMYRALKPKFMGRDKFCEIFMDLGYRVRTIKNYRRTTIPTHLNYPNLIEGMGVTKPHQVLQSDITYFYLNDDFYYIVFILDVYTRKIIGYNVSSNMRHESNIKALKMALKQINPKERNNMIHHSDRGSQYGSKAYVKILNDSGIKISMGLKAQDNAYAERINGTIKNEYLKLWNINDYKDLKIKTRKAVKHYNTKRGHSNLPNDFSPNQFEKLLLNLSTQERPTVIIYADGNYKVKVASSHHDFITQERPLAHNCPIIIKNE; encoded by the coding sequence TTGAACATCAGTAAACAAGCCGTTCATCAAGCCAGAAAGAGGCAACAACAATTTGATATGGAACTTATGGATTTAGTAAATCAAGCAGATATCATAAGAGAAGATCACCCAGGTTGTGGGGTAGAGAAAATGTATAGAGCTCTTAAGCCAAAGTTTATGGGCAGAGATAAATTCTGTGAAATTTTTATGGACTTAGGCTATCGAGTAAGAACAATAAAGAATTACAGAAGAACTACTATACCAACTCATTTAAATTACCCAAATCTAATTGAAGGTATGGGAGTTACAAAACCACATCAAGTTTTGCAGAGCGATATCACCTATTTTTATCTAAATGACGATTTCTATTACATAGTCTTTATCTTGGATGTTTACACAAGAAAGATAATTGGCTACAATGTAAGCTCAAATATGCGTCATGAAAGTAACATAAAGGCTTTAAAAATGGCATTAAAACAAATTAACCCTAAAGAGAGAAACAACATGATACATCATTCAGATCGCGGTTCTCAATATGGCAGTAAAGCTTATGTAAAGATTTTGAATGATTCGGGAATCAAAATCAGCATGGGTCTTAAAGCACAGGATAATGCATATGCAGAAAGAATAAATGGAACTATTAAAAACGAATACTTAAAACTATGGAATATAAATGATTACAAAGACTTAAAAATCAAAACAAGAAAAGCGGTAAAGCATTACAACACCAAAAGAGGTCATAGTAATTTACCTAATGACTTTTCGCCTAACCAGTTTGAAAAACTTTTATTAAATTTGAGCACCCAAGAAAGACCGACGGTGATTATTTATGCCGATGGTAATTATAAAGTCAAGGTGGCATCGAGCCACCATGACTTTATTACCCAAGAAAGACCTCTGGCTCATAATTGTCCGATAATAATTAAAAATGAATAA
- a CDS encoding TolC family protein: protein MKKYILILIAVIGIHSVGISQSLNDYFKIVAENNPGLQAKYKSFEATMEKVAQSSDLPDPSLSFGYFISPVETRVGPQQAKFSLTQMFPWFGTLKAQGDLATFFAEAKYQAFLDARNQLYYKVAVTYYPLYELNEFIEIELENQRILKSYKTIATTQFGNDKGTMVDVLRVDIMLKDATTNLSVLNKKIKPLETRFNKLLNRNETSKILIQDTLQVIPMSNNYRKDSLLVANPMLEQLDLKVKASEAQEQATVKQGLPKFGVGIDYAIVEERSNVSLSDNGQDVLMPMLSLSIPIFRGKYKVAKKEAQLMQEAYKLQKEDLTNNLISSYDLTWFEIQKQLEFITLYQEQIQTSKQSLRLLFRAYSDSGKEFEEVLRMQQQILKYQKMKVKALAQYHTALAQLDYLTAKTQ, encoded by the coding sequence ATGAAAAAGTATATCCTTATTTTAATAGCTGTCATAGGCATACATTCAGTTGGCATAAGTCAATCGTTAAATGATTATTTCAAAATAGTCGCTGAAAACAATCCTGGCTTACAGGCTAAATACAAATCGTTTGAAGCGACTATGGAAAAAGTGGCTCAGAGCAGTGACCTTCCTGATCCTAGTTTATCATTTGGTTATTTTATTTCGCCTGTTGAAACACGTGTTGGTCCACAGCAAGCCAAGTTTTCATTAACACAAATGTTTCCGTGGTTTGGCACTTTAAAAGCACAGGGAGATCTTGCTACGTTTTTTGCTGAAGCCAAATACCAAGCGTTTTTAGATGCCCGAAATCAATTGTATTATAAAGTAGCGGTGACTTATTATCCGCTTTATGAATTAAATGAATTTATAGAAATTGAATTAGAAAATCAACGCATATTAAAGTCCTATAAAACCATTGCAACAACCCAGTTCGGTAACGACAAAGGAACTATGGTTGATGTATTACGTGTTGATATTATGCTGAAAGATGCTACAACAAATCTTTCTGTTCTTAACAAAAAAATAAAACCACTTGAAACTCGATTTAACAAGTTGCTCAATAGAAATGAAACTTCAAAGATCCTTATTCAAGATACTTTACAAGTTATACCGATGAGCAATAATTATAGAAAGGATTCTCTTTTAGTAGCTAATCCTATGCTTGAACAATTGGATTTAAAAGTCAAAGCCAGTGAAGCTCAAGAGCAAGCGACTGTCAAACAAGGATTGCCCAAATTTGGCGTGGGAATAGATTATGCCATTGTTGAAGAACGGTCAAATGTTTCTCTCTCTGACAATGGTCAGGATGTTTTAATGCCTATGTTAAGTTTGAGTATTCCTATTTTCAGAGGAAAGTATAAAGTCGCCAAAAAAGAAGCCCAATTGATGCAAGAAGCCTACAAATTACAAAAAGAAGACCTTACAAATAATTTGATAAGTTCTTATGATTTAACTTGGTTTGAAATTCAAAAACAATTGGAATTCATAACTTTATACCAAGAACAAATACAAACATCAAAACAATCCTTGCGTCTTTTATTCAGAGCGTATAGCGATTCAGGTAAAGAGTTTGAAGAAGTGTTGCGTATGCAACAACAAATCTTGAAGTATCAAAAAATGAAAGTTAAAGCTTTAGCTCAATACCATACCGCTTTAGCTCAATTAGATTATTTAACTGCTAAAACACAATAA
- a CDS encoding HAD-IC family P-type ATPase — MEPKSHKHSSSKNGHENHDHHDHHAMMIKDFKKRFWISLVLTLPIVVLAPMIQGLLNYELRFEGDRYIQFALSTIIFFYGGWPFLKGLFDEVKKKTPGMMTLIALAISVAYFYSSAVVFGLEGKIFFWELASLIVIMLLGHWIEMKSVMGASNALQELAKMMPSTARKINKNGDHEDVSIEDLQANDTILVRPGEKIPADGVVLEGESHVNESMLTGRSKPVAKQKDDQVIGGSINDKGTLKIKVKHTGEDSYLTKVIGMVKEAQKVKSKTQNLADKV; from the coding sequence ATGGAACCTAAATCTCATAAACATTCATCATCAAAAAACGGTCATGAAAATCATGACCATCACGACCATCATGCTATGATGATTAAAGATTTCAAAAAACGTTTTTGGATTTCTTTAGTCTTAACTCTACCAATAGTTGTACTCGCTCCAATGATTCAAGGATTGTTGAATTATGAGCTTCGTTTTGAAGGCGACCGATATATTCAATTTGCCTTGTCAACTATCATCTTTTTCTATGGTGGTTGGCCTTTTCTAAAAGGACTATTCGATGAAGTTAAAAAGAAAACACCAGGCATGATGACACTCATTGCTCTCGCTATCTCAGTAGCGTATTTCTACAGTTCGGCTGTCGTATTTGGTCTTGAGGGTAAGATTTTCTTTTGGGAATTGGCTAGCTTGATTGTTATTATGCTTCTCGGTCATTGGATAGAAATGAAATCGGTTATGGGAGCATCTAATGCTCTTCAAGAACTCGCCAAAATGATGCCTTCTACTGCGAGAAAAATTAACAAAAATGGTGATCACGAAGATGTCTCTATCGAAGACTTACAAGCAAATGACACTATCTTGGTTAGACCAGGTGAAAAAATTCCTGCAGATGGTGTTGTATTAGAAGGCGAAAGCCATGTCAATGAGTCTATGCTTACGGGCAGATCAAAACCTGTAGCAAAACAAAAAGACGATCAAGTAATTGGTGGCTCTATTAATGATAAAGGGACATTAAAAATCAAAGTCAAACATACGGGTGAAGATTCTTATTTGACTAAAGTAATTGGTATGGTCAAAGAAGCCCAAAAGGTCAAATCTAAAACTCAAAACTTGGCCGATAAAGTCTGA
- a CDS encoding transposase encodes MLKNGKRINTRRKYSEDFKLRIVNEYESGKHSVCELEKIYDIPNASIYNWIYKYSKYNKKSIKVVELKDSQMQKLKELQNRIAELEQALGQKQMNIDYLEKMIELAKEQYDIDIKKNSNTPQSGGSKTTKKN; translated from the coding sequence ATGCTAAAAAACGGAAAAAGAATCAACACAAGACGGAAATATTCCGAAGATTTTAAATTAAGAATTGTAAATGAATACGAGTCAGGTAAACACTCAGTTTGTGAATTAGAAAAGATTTACGATATTCCTAATGCAAGTATTTATAACTGGATTTACAAATATTCCAAATACAACAAAAAGTCAATTAAAGTTGTTGAATTAAAAGATAGTCAAATGCAAAAACTTAAGGAATTACAAAACAGAATCGCTGAATTAGAACAGGCTTTAGGGCAAAAACAAATGAACATTGACTATCTGGAAAAAATGATAGAGCTAGCTAAAGAGCAATATGATATCGACATCAAAAAAAACTCAAACACCCCACAATCTGGTGGTTCCAAGACCACAAAAAAGAACTAA
- a CDS encoding glycosyltransferase family 2 protein, producing the protein MTQTRPKITGLIITLNEEKNIGKVIENIDFVDEIIVLDSFSTDKTVEIATSYNQVKVYQNKFENFTDQRNLALDYATHNWILFLDADERLTPELREEILETVKQDDTAEAYYFYRKFMFKDKPLHFSGWQTDKNIRLFKKDALARYSKERLVHEILRVKGRTRTMKHKLIHYSYIDYHSYKQKMISYANLKAKELYMKDVKPNFFHFYIKPAYKFLYTYLIRLGILDGKRGFIICYLNALSVYYRYPYLKTLYRSKKTLI; encoded by the coding sequence ATGACCCAAACCAGACCAAAAATTACTGGCCTTATCATTACACTCAATGAAGAGAAAAATATTGGTAAAGTCATTGAAAATATAGATTTTGTAGATGAAATTATCGTTTTAGATTCTTTTTCTACCGACAAAACTGTTGAAATTGCGACGTCTTACAATCAGGTAAAAGTCTATCAAAATAAATTTGAAAACTTTACCGACCAACGCAATTTGGCTTTAGATTATGCTACTCATAATTGGATCTTATTTTTAGATGCAGATGAACGCCTAACACCAGAATTAAGAGAAGAAATACTTGAAACGGTAAAGCAAGATGATACAGCAGAAGCTTATTATTTTTATAGAAAATTTATGTTCAAAGACAAGCCTTTACATTTTAGTGGATGGCAGACCGATAAAAACATTCGTTTGTTTAAAAAGGATGCCTTAGCACGATATTCTAAAGAGCGTTTGGTTCACGAAATTCTAAGGGTTAAAGGTCGAACGCGAACAATGAAGCACAAGTTGATTCATTACTCATATATCGATTATCACAGCTATAAACAGAAAATGATCAGCTATGCCAATCTCAAAGCAAAAGAGCTTTATATGAAAGATGTAAAACCGAATTTTTTTCATTTTTACATCAAACCAGCTTATAAATTTCTTTATACTTATTTGATACGTCTTGGGATATTAGACGGTAAGCGAGGCTTTATTATTTGTTATCTAAACGCCTTAAGTGTGTATTATCGTTATCCTTACTTAAAAACACTTTATCGCTCTAAGAAGACTTTAATTTAA
- a CDS encoding efflux RND transporter permease subunit yields the protein MLNKIIKYFLENKLVTVLVLIVFVTWGVVTAPFGWDTGVLPSDPVPVDIAIQIVFTDIGENQQIVFTEWKGRSPQDIEDQISYPLTTYLLGIPGVKSIRSTSVFGFSSIFIIFSEDVEFYWSRSRIIEKLNALPSGLLPNDVQPALGPDATALGQVYWYTIEGRDKNGNPTGGWDLHEIRTVQDFYVKYGLNATEGVSEVASIGGFVKEYQIDVNPDALKAYDIPLHKVMQAVQKSNRDVGAKTIEINQAEYLVRGLGYVKKIEDIEKAVVAVQDNVPVRIEDIGVVTLGPATRRGLLDKDGAEVVGGVVVARYGANPLQVINNLKDKIKEIAPGLPKKTLADGRESQLTIVPFYDRSELIYETLGTLEEALSLEILITILVVIVMVYNLRASFLISSLLPIAVLMVFIAMKYFDVTANIVALSGIAIAIGTMVDLGIILSENIIKHLDEAPPGQKLIDSIYNGASEVATAILTAVSTTIVSFIPVFTMQVAEGKLFGPLAFTKTFALVAALLVSLLIMPTLAQWFFGFKIKNKKFKQYGNYILILLGIVALFYNQEWAGVLLMLFGAISILKMYFQDKKDKFSKPLLFCYNYAELIVVLFGVVWLLAQYWLPLGASKSLFINLVFVVLLVSIILGLFRLLEYKYKSLLIWCLNNKVKFLLLPALLILLGANIWLGFNTIFGFVSKGFDKIGVNINDTEVWS from the coding sequence ATGCTTAATAAAATCATTAAATATTTTTTAGAGAACAAGTTAGTTACTGTTCTAGTGCTTATAGTTTTTGTGACTTGGGGAGTTGTTACAGCACCTTTTGGCTGGGACACAGGTGTATTGCCTTCTGATCCTGTACCTGTAGATATTGCCATACAAATTGTATTTACCGATATTGGCGAAAATCAACAAATTGTATTTACCGAATGGAAAGGGCGTTCGCCACAAGATATCGAAGACCAAATATCTTATCCATTAACAACTTATTTGTTGGGAATTCCTGGTGTAAAATCTATTAGAAGTACATCAGTTTTTGGGTTTTCAAGTATTTTCATCATTTTTTCAGAAGACGTAGAGTTTTACTGGTCGCGATCTCGTATTATAGAAAAACTCAATGCTTTACCTTCTGGTCTTCTGCCTAATGATGTTCAGCCAGCACTTGGTCCCGATGCCACAGCTCTCGGTCAAGTCTATTGGTACACCATTGAAGGTAGAGATAAAAACGGCAACCCGACTGGTGGTTGGGATTTACACGAAATCAGAACTGTTCAAGATTTTTATGTCAAATACGGTTTAAACGCCACCGAAGGCGTTTCTGAAGTCGCTTCTATTGGTGGTTTTGTAAAAGAATATCAAATTGATGTCAATCCCGATGCCTTAAAGGCTTATGATATTCCACTGCACAAGGTAATGCAAGCTGTTCAAAAATCTAACAGAGATGTAGGTGCTAAGACTATCGAGATTAATCAGGCAGAATATTTAGTGCGTGGCTTGGGTTATGTCAAAAAAATAGAAGACATTGAAAAAGCGGTGGTTGCTGTGCAAGATAATGTGCCTGTTAGAATTGAAGATATCGGGGTTGTTACTTTAGGACCAGCTACTCGCAGAGGTCTGTTAGATAAAGACGGAGCAGAAGTTGTAGGTGGAGTAGTAGTGGCAAGATATGGAGCTAATCCACTACAAGTTATCAATAACCTCAAAGACAAAATCAAAGAAATTGCTCCTGGCTTGCCCAAGAAAACCTTAGCAGACGGTAGAGAAAGTCAGTTAACTATCGTCCCATTTTATGACCGTTCTGAATTGATTTACGAAACCTTAGGTACGCTTGAAGAAGCCTTGTCTCTTGAGATACTCATTACTATTCTGGTAGTCATTGTGATGGTTTATAACTTAAGAGCTTCATTTTTAATTTCCAGTCTTTTACCCATAGCAGTGCTTATGGTTTTTATTGCGATGAAGTATTTTGATGTTACAGCCAATATTGTGGCTTTATCTGGTATTGCCATTGCCATTGGAACTATGGTCGATTTAGGCATTATCCTTTCAGAAAATATTATCAAACACTTAGATGAAGCTCCGCCAGGTCAAAAACTGATAGATAGCATTTACAACGGTGCATCTGAAGTAGCAACTGCCATTTTAACAGCCGTATCGACCACCATTGTTAGCTTTATCCCTGTATTTACGATGCAGGTCGCTGAAGGCAAACTCTTTGGTCCTTTAGCTTTTACCAAAACTTTTGCTTTAGTGGCGGCTTTGTTGGTTAGTTTATTAATTATGCCAACGTTAGCACAGTGGTTTTTTGGGTTTAAAATAAAAAATAAAAAGTTTAAGCAATATGGTAATTATATTCTGATCTTGCTTGGAATTGTAGCACTTTTCTATAATCAAGAATGGGCTGGTGTATTGCTCATGTTATTTGGAGCTATCAGCATCCTAAAAATGTATTTTCAAGATAAGAAAGATAAGTTTTCTAAGCCATTATTATTTTGTTATAATTATGCTGAATTAATTGTGGTGCTTTTTGGTGTAGTCTGGCTATTAGCTCAATATTGGTTACCACTTGGTGCGTCTAAATCTCTATTTATAAACTTAGTGTTTGTCGTCTTATTAGTCAGTATAATTCTCGGACTATTTAGACTTTTAGAGTACAAATACAAAAGCCTTCTTATCTGGTGTCTAAATAATAAAGTTAAATTTTTACTGCTTCCAGCATTACTCATACTGCTTGGTGCCAATATATGGTTAGGTTTCAACACCATCTTTGGATTTGTGTCCAAAGGGTTTGACAAAATCGGGGTAAATATCAACGACACAGAAGTTTGGTCGTAA
- a CDS encoding type I phosphomannose isomerase catalytic subunit gives MSKKSNLKPKLYPLKFKPILKEKIWGGHHLNYKDSSIAKNTKIGESWEISGVEDSISVVDNGDLKGQKLKAILADYKEQLVGNSAYKRFGNEFPLLIKFIDAKDNLSVRLHPDDKIAKAKHNCLGKTEMWYIIEAEKDGFIIADFNRKMNREEYFKAVENMTIKDVLNHIKVKSGDVFFIAPGLIHAIGSGVLLAEIQQTSDITYRIYDWDRVDDQGRSRELHQQQASEAIDFTYRESKVKYDKTTNSANEVIHNEHFKTDYLKVENRLNLDLTKYDSFTILMNVGKDAKLYYNENTFTFNAKETYLIPASISNISIEAKQTEVLRVHI, from the coding sequence TTGTCAAAGAAATCAAATCTTAAACCAAAACTTTATCCTTTAAAGTTTAAACCCATTTTAAAAGAAAAAATATGGGGTGGACATCATTTAAATTATAAAGATTCATCCATTGCAAAAAACACTAAAATTGGAGAGTCTTGGGAGATTAGTGGCGTTGAAGACAGCATATCAGTTGTTGATAACGGAGATTTAAAAGGTCAAAAACTGAAGGCTATTTTAGCTGATTATAAAGAACAATTAGTTGGAAATTCGGCTTATAAACGTTTTGGAAACGAATTTCCTTTGTTGATAAAGTTTATCGATGCTAAAGACAATCTCTCCGTGCGACTTCACCCTGATGATAAGATTGCTAAAGCCAAGCATAATTGTCTGGGGAAAACGGAAATGTGGTATATCATAGAAGCTGAAAAAGATGGTTTTATTATAGCCGATTTTAATCGAAAGATGAATCGAGAAGAATATTTTAAAGCCGTTGAAAATATGACGATAAAAGACGTTTTGAACCACATTAAGGTCAAATCTGGTGATGTGTTTTTTATCGCTCCAGGCTTAATTCACGCCATTGGTTCAGGGGTTTTACTCGCCGAAATTCAACAAACTTCAGATATTACTTATAGAATTTACGATTGGGATAGAGTAGATGATCAAGGGCGTTCTCGAGAGCTTCATCAACAACAAGCCTCAGAAGCCATTGATTTTACTTATAGAGAGTCCAAAGTGAAATATGATAAAACAACAAATTCAGCGAATGAAGTTATTCATAATGAACATTTTAAAACGGATTATCTCAAAGTAGAAAATAGATTAAATTTAGATTTGACTAAATATGATAGTTTTACAATCCTTATGAATGTTGGCAAGGATGCTAAATTATATTATAACGAAAATACCTTTACGTTTAACGCGAAGGAAACTTATCTGATTCCAGCAAGCATTTCAAATATTAGTATTGAAGCAAAACAAACAGAAGTTTTGAGGGTTCATATATAA
- a CDS encoding heavy metal translocating P-type ATPase, giving the protein MVWSKKPKRSNLKLKTWPIKSDAWLFYVALGAGITTLIVWLSLGKDFVYALERMVTVMIISCPHALGLAVPLVVAISTAVSAKNGLLIRNRTAFENARKLTAIIFDKTGTLTKGEFGVTRFKSTSDKLSDKELLQMAASVENSSEHPIAGGIVKKAKSEELSLNEPENFQNITGKGIKATLNDQQIQIVSPGMLKELNIDMPSEAFKTEDETVVFVLLDDNLVGFIALADEIRPESMSAIQTLKDRGIKVFMATGDNDKVAKAVSQQLSLDKYYAEVLPEDKQNIIKDLQDKGEFVAMTGDGVNDAPALAQANVGIAVGSGTDVAAETADIVLVNSNPKDIANLVVFGATTYNKMLQNLWWATGYNILAIPLATGVLASIGIILSPAIGAVLMSLSTVIVAINAQLLKKQIKN; this is encoded by the coding sequence TTGGTATGGTCAAAGAAGCCCAAAAGGTCAAATCTAAAACTCAAAACTTGGCCGATAAAGTCTGATGCATGGCTATTTTATGTTGCTCTTGGTGCTGGTATCACCACGCTTATTGTTTGGCTAAGCCTTGGAAAAGATTTTGTATATGCCTTGGAACGTATGGTTACGGTAATGATTATTTCGTGTCCACATGCCTTAGGTCTTGCAGTTCCATTGGTTGTAGCTATTTCAACTGCAGTTTCTGCTAAAAACGGATTGCTGATTCGCAACAGAACAGCTTTTGAAAATGCACGTAAATTAACGGCAATTATATTCGACAAAACAGGAACTTTAACTAAAGGTGAATTTGGCGTAACGCGTTTTAAAAGCACGTCAGATAAACTATCAGACAAAGAACTGCTACAAATGGCAGCATCAGTCGAAAACAGTTCTGAACATCCTATTGCTGGCGGTATTGTCAAAAAAGCAAAATCAGAAGAATTGTCATTAAACGAACCTGAAAACTTTCAAAATATCACAGGAAAAGGAATAAAAGCAACGCTTAATGATCAGCAAATACAAATTGTAAGTCCAGGTATGCTGAAAGAATTGAACATAGATATGCCATCAGAGGCTTTTAAAACAGAAGATGAAACGGTAGTCTTTGTCTTATTAGATGACAACTTGGTTGGTTTTATTGCCTTAGCTGACGAAATTAGACCTGAATCTATGTCTGCCATTCAAACTTTGAAAGATAGAGGTATAAAAGTCTTTATGGCTACTGGAGATAACGATAAAGTTGCAAAAGCAGTCAGTCAACAATTGTCCTTAGACAAATACTATGCTGAAGTGCTTCCAGAGGACAAACAAAACATCATTAAAGATTTACAAGACAAAGGAGAGTTTGTTGCCATGACAGGTGATGGCGTAAACGATGCTCCTGCACTTGCTCAAGCCAATGTTGGTATTGCTGTTGGTTCAGGCACCGATGTCGCTGCTGAAACCGCGGATATTGTTTTGGTCAATAGCAATCCTAAAGACATTGCCAACTTGGTAGTGTTTGGTGCGACTACATACAACAAGATGCTACAAAACCTTTGGTGGGCGACTGGTTATAATATTTTAGCTATACCATTGGCAACTGGTGTTCTAGCAAGTATAGGCATTATTTTAAGTCCAGCTATTGGAGCCGTTTTAATGAGTTTAAGCACAGTGATAGTGGCTATAAATGCTCAATTACTTAAAAAACAAATCAAAAATTAA
- a CDS encoding DUF433 domain-containing protein, translated as MSVEHILNLLASGWSENQILENYPRLKKKTYSQFLLSYKIFLKIISDRENIDKLITRFIKKYHIFVM; from the coding sequence ATATCCGTTGAACATATTCTAAATTTGTTAGCCTCTGGATGGAGTGAAAATCAAATCTTGGAAAATTATCCCAGATTAAAAAAGAAGACATACAGTCAGTTTTTGCTTTCTTATAAGATATTTTTAAAGATAATATCAGACAGAGAAAATATTGATAAATTAATAACACGATTTATTAAAAAATATCATATATTTGTAATGTGA
- a CDS encoding IS66 family transposase zinc-finger binding domain-containing protein, producing the protein MVEIPDVTEEHIPDYCNCCGNDLSSLPHQYAGSRQVFDIPEIKIKVTETQGL; encoded by the coding sequence ATGGTTGAGATACCTGATGTTACAGAAGAACACATACCAGATTATTGTAACTGTTGTGGAAACGACCTTTCATCACTTCCACATCAATATGCAGGAAGTCGACAGGTATTTGACATCCCTGAAATAAAAATAAAAGTCACAGAAACACAAGGTTTATAA
- a CDS encoding IS4 family transposase, with translation MNKSKNFSGQPIIKQVLNFILPNDVYRTAEKHNSDRYTKKFTTYEHLVTMIFTVISGCSSLREVSSIMLACEGKINHLGLKDFPKRSTLSDANRRRSSSVFADIYHLLYKRYHRFLSDSRTYEPAVKDLKIVDSSTITLFSDILKGVGRNSLNGKKKGGIKMHTMINAMEDVPCLIKFSNAATHDHTFLKDLELKKGSYVVFDKGYVDYKQYQKWTLENIYFVTRQKDNARYTSLEEFDIPDTVDDAVLKDEKIELKDNDGKPFYLRRIAFWYDKHQKVYEFITNNYELQADKIAEIYKNRWQIETMFKRLKQNFPLKYFLGDNQNAIEIQIWVSLIIQLIMLVIQRKAERKWAYSNMMSVIRYHLMTYIDLFKFLKNPEAKWEDITTKNIGQLSLFDP, from the coding sequence ATGAACAAAAGTAAAAATTTCAGCGGTCAACCCATTATCAAACAGGTTTTAAATTTTATTTTACCCAACGATGTTTATCGGACAGCCGAAAAGCATAACAGCGACAGATACACTAAAAAGTTCACTACTTATGAGCATTTAGTTACTATGATTTTCACTGTCATTAGTGGTTGTAGCTCGCTTCGTGAAGTATCGAGTATTATGCTTGCTTGTGAAGGAAAAATCAACCATTTGGGGCTAAAAGATTTCCCAAAGCGAAGCACATTATCTGACGCCAACAGGAGAAGAAGCTCATCAGTATTTGCTGATATTTACCATTTACTCTATAAACGTTACCACCGATTTTTGTCGGACAGCAGAACTTATGAACCAGCTGTAAAAGACCTTAAAATTGTTGATTCATCAACTATAACACTCTTTAGTGACATTCTTAAAGGTGTAGGTAGAAACTCACTCAACGGCAAAAAGAAAGGTGGTATCAAGATGCACACTATGATAAATGCTATGGAAGATGTGCCCTGTCTGATAAAGTTCTCAAATGCCGCAACCCATGACCATACCTTTTTAAAGGATCTTGAACTCAAGAAAGGTTCTTATGTCGTCTTTGATAAAGGTTATGTGGATTATAAACAATACCAAAAATGGACCTTAGAGAATATTTACTTTGTGACCAGACAAAAAGACAATGCCCGTTATACAAGCCTTGAAGAGTTTGATATTCCCGACACGGTAGATGATGCTGTCCTAAAGGACGAAAAAATAGAACTCAAAGACAATGACGGTAAGCCATTTTACCTTAGAAGAATAGCTTTTTGGTACGATAAACACCAAAAAGTTTATGAGTTCATTACCAACAATTATGAACTTCAGGCAGATAAAATTGCCGAGATCTACAAGAACAGGTGGCAAATCGAGACTATGTTCAAACGCCTTAAACAAAACTTCCCGCTAAAGTATTTTCTTGGAGATAATCAAAATGCCATCGAGATACAGATATGGGTCAGCTTAATCATACAACTAATAATGCTTGTCATTCAGAGAAAAGCAGAAAGAAAATGGGCATATTCTAATATGATGTCCGTGATACGATATCATTTAATGACCTATATTGATTTGTTCAAATTCCTTAAAAATCCAGAAGCAAAATGGGAAGATATTACAACAAAAAATATAGGTCAATTAAGCCTTTTTGACCCATAA